GGATACAAAGCAAAGACGATTGTTACTGCACTTCCAGGGTCTTTCCTGGATCCTTTGTTATCACCATCTCTCATGGAAGACTATGAACTGAGACAGTTGGTCTTGGAAGTAATGCATAATCTCATGGATCGCCATGACAATAGGGCAAAGCTTCGAGGGATCAGGTAATATGCCATTTTGAAATGGATCTaatgataatgtttttaaattgctaAATTAGTGTATGTAagtattgtgatttttaaaaatctagcatGTTCAGGTTTTATTAAtccagaattttatttaattggtattgagataatttaatcaatatattttaagatagcaAATTTTTAGAGGGCACATATGTACTCTTCAGAAGCAATTCAGTAGTATTACAGGCTTATCAAACTCTTAAGTGTAAATACAGGTTTCCATATAAGATGTGATATTGTAAATAAATGTGCTattcattaaaaatgatatattgaTTGTCTCTAGAATAATACCAGATGTAGCTGAcctaaagataaaaagagaaaaaatttgtaGACAAGACACAAGTTTCATGAAAAAGGTAAGAcatcttctaaaaaaaaatgcatagtgTAAATTACAGCCATTTGAATTGTTAGGTGGTTTTGTATTGATCTGTGACCTTGAAATGAAGCCATAGAATTTTGAAATTGAAAGACCTCAAGATGCCATCAACCTCCCTCAAGTATAACATTCCTGGTGGTGTCTCCTCCAGCCTGTGTTTGAACATTGTATTGTTGGGCTGCTGTAGTAGTTCTTAATTTCTTCTCTGAGTAAAACATCTTCCTATAATTCTTGCCCTGGCAATCCTCTCCCACTGAAAAACATAGATAGATACTGATTCCTCTTTTAGCGGCTCTTTTGTAGACAGCTTCAAGTTTCTGATAATAGCTGTCACCATCGAATAAATTAACTATAGTGAGTTTTTATTGTCTATTAGGCATTGTTTTCTACACTATTTGGGATATAAAGATGAGTTGGGCAGGATCTCTGTCCCTAATAGTAGTTTTTGCTGGATTTTCATGATGATAATTTAAATTCTGTAGGTCTACTGGCAAATGGCTGAATTTAGAAAATTATGATATTTATGGTTATTTGCATATTGAGTAAACTTTCTTTGCAGTTATTATTCGTCCAAAGCTTGGGCACCTAATATTTGCCAGACACTTAATCAACATTGAGAGATACGATAACCATGACACTGCCAGCTGCCCTTATAACGAACACAGTATTGCCAGCTAAGGGAGCCTGTTTTAAGAGGTACGAGGAACAGGAGACAGCCCCGTAGGAAGCTAGGTGCAGAGACCTGTAATCCATTGTTCTTTTTTGCCTCTTTACTAGCCCATGCTTTCTCCTGACACCGTCTTTAGTGTTACTATCTGTACCTATACCATTGATTGCTGTGTTTCAAGTTAACtccattttaaaacttcatttaaaaaataatttacaaaatatcaCCGTTCCTAAATTAATGTGAttcactgaataaaatatttaagtgaggttggccgggcatggtggctcacacc
This Piliocolobus tephrosceles isolate RC106 unplaced genomic scaffold, ASM277652v3 unscaffolded_38446, whole genome shotgun sequence DNA region includes the following protein-coding sequences:
- the LOC113223074 gene encoding protein EFR3 homolog A-like, giving the protein MMFIMGKVPVFGTSTHTLDISQLGDLGTRRIQIMLLRSLLMVTSGYKAKTIVTALPGSFLDPLLSPSLMEDYELRQLVLEVMHNLMDRHDNRAKLRGIRIIPDVADLKIKREKICRQDTSFMKKVRHLLKKNA